Genomic segment of Aerosakkonema funiforme FACHB-1375:
TAGAACAGGGAGCGCTTAACAGGCGCAGGGTGCTGTTTTTGTGCTTTGGTAACCATTCTGAAATTACATAATTTACTAACAACTCAAATGGTTTGCGATCCCGAAAAAACCAAGTTTCTGGAACAACTATATTTTCTATTAGTTCTTCCAGTTCTTGAGGTGTAGTTTGCAATTTTCTCAGATAGGATTGCGAGTCTGTTAAACCGCAATAAAGCCTCCGCGTTTCTACCGCTTTGGCAATTTTTTGCGAGCCAATGATGTTAGGCTCAAAACCGATTTTTTTTGCCAGTAAAGCCTCAATTTCTTGTATCATTGGTGGAATTATTCCCTGCCGTTAATAGGTATTTATGTTGGGAATCAGAAAACAACTTTTCTAATCGGATACATTGGATCATTCCCTTGTCATCCATGATCATTTCTCCTAAATAAGGAGCTTCGTTGACTTGAATTCCCGCATCTACTAGGTCTGTATCTGGTTTATCCAAAGTTTCGGTCACTCGTTCTGCCATCAAACCTAAGTAACGGATGGTGTTATTCTTTACGGGGTAATTCACCATCACAATCCGAGTACTCAAGTAGGAACGACTGGGAGTACCTTGAATTAAATGGCACAGATCGATAACGGGTACGATCGCACCTCGATAATTAAATAATCCTGCCACATAGTCAGGTACGTGATTTATCTTTCTGAGTGACACTCTGGGAATCACCTCTACTACCTGAGAACTCTCTACTGCATAAAGGTTATTCCCGGCGTAAAAAAGTAGCATTAACATTAGTTTATTCCTAAAAATCAACTTCTATTAATTTAAGTTTGCTTAACCTGCACTTACTAGGTATTGACGTAAGCGCAAATTTGTTTAATTTCCGTTGTACGTATAAATAAATTTTTTCAGTCATAAGCCGATCTGTACCAGAAAAAAAATTTATTGTCAATCAATACTAGGGTATATCTTAGGGCAAAAAAGCGTAAATGTCCACCCTTAAGAGAATTTACTTAATAGGGGAATTAAGCTGTAAACTTTGCTGACAGGATAAATATTTACACGAAACTATACCGCCAAGAAGGTAGGAAAGGTAGGAATTTTATGGAAATCTGCCCTTAATCGAAATAAAATATCGAGCGCAGGTATAGTACAGCTACTGTAAATCTATTTGGGATGTAGAGTTTCGGATTTGGGGTCGCTCTTGTAGGCGAGCAAGCTCGACAAATCTAATTTTTGAATTATTAATATATAAAATTTATGCGATTAATAAGTATTAATGAAAAAATCAAAATGGGAATTTTACAACCATAAACAGGCGCAAAAAAAGAACAAATCGAAAATCGAAAAATTTCGATTCAGTAATCTAATGTTAGCTAACAAATTGAGCAAAAAATCAAATTTTAGAGCGAAATTTAAAATTATTAATAAATAAGTTAGCTCGAACGCAATTGAATTATTCCTTGATCGAAAACTTGATTATCGGTGTCGATCGCACTTACGGCTATGCGATCGGCATACACATCAAAAGCCGCAAAGCTGAGCTTACTGGCAGAATACTCCGTCCATTCAGATCGCCCGACAGGTCGAGTTCCCGCACCTCCGCCACAAATTAAATAAGTCGTACCGTCGATCGATCGACTGCGCTCATAATGGTGGTCGTGTCCGTTAATATAAAGTTGAACGCGGTACTTTTGAAACAGAGGCGTCAGCATCTTAATAAAAGGTTGATTTACCCCATAATGACCGGAAGAATAAATTTGATGATGACCGAACACAACTTTCCAAGGCGCATCGCTGCCATTTAATTCTTTTTCTAACCAAGGCAATTGCTTTGACCAGTCAGCATTGCCATTCGTATCTAAAGCAAAAAATTGCACGGCATCGCGACGAAAAGTATAGTAGCGTCCTTGCATATTAAAACCGGGATACTTAACTTGAGCGTCACCATTATCAGTAACGATATCGTGATTACCCAAACAAGCGTGAAATTTTACTCCCCGTTGCAACAAAGACTGATACGGTTGTTCAAAAACAGCGCCAATTTTGGCAATTTCACCAAAGTTGTAAATATTATCGCCAGCCAAAAGCACCAAGTCATAGGGATTTTCGCGGAGATAGTTACTCATTGCCTCAGCCACGGCATACTGACTTCTAGTGCCGGTGCCGGTATCTGCCACGGAGACAAAACGCAGTAGCGGCTGTTGTGCGGGTATAATTACTGGTTCGGAAGCTAGTGCGGGAGTAATACCAGCGCCTTCACCCTCACGATGTTCGAGTGCGTTCCACAAAAAACTTAATCCGAAGCCGCTCAGGCTGCCGAAAATGAGAAAATGACGACGTTTGAGACTCATAGCTAAATTGACTGGCTCAATAGTGGCTCAAAAGCAGAATAGCAAAAGTGGTAGATTAGGCTGTGACAACAGGATTACAATATAGCCTGCGGGAGATTCGATCGACCCAATCGAGCCTGGAAAGCCCTGCCATTAGAGAAAATTCGATGTCACAGGAACAGCCACAGCAACCAGAGCCAAAAAAACAGACACCTCCAACACCGACGCCGAAAGGTCAGTCTGGAGAGGCGTTGCAGAAGGTGACGCAAACGCTTCAGCAAACCTGGAGTAGAGTCCAACCCGTTCTCAAAACCCAAAGCGCCAATGCTTTGCGCGGCATTGCAAATTTGCTGTCAGGAACGGGGAAGAAACAGGAGATAAAACCTCCTACTTCACCCCAAACACCACCCACGCCGGAAGGGACGGCTACGCCGACGAGGGGGACAAAAACTCCCGGTTTCCAGTCAGCAGCGCCAACTCAGAGTTTCACGGCGAAATTGGCAGTATTTTTAACTAATCTTCCGGTGTGGTGGAAAGCTGCCTTGGGGAAAATTCGCAGCCGACTGCCGGCGTCTGTAAATCAGAAACTGCCTAACGATACGATTTTAAGTGGTGCGATCGCCGCTCTCTTCATTTTGCTATTTTGGGCAACTTCTGTGCTTTCACCGGCAAACCCACCCCAAATTGCGGAAGTTCCATCCCCAAGTCCAATAGAACCAACGGAAGTAGCAGCACCACCTATAGAGACACCAGCAGAACTGTCAGCACCTTCGCAGCCGGAATCGGTGGCAATTATTCCACCACCACCCCCAGTTTTAACTCCAGAGCAGAACTTGATCGCAGCTATTCAAAATCAAGTTGCGGATATCACCAGTCAATATGCTGATGGATTGATTGAGTCGATTCAAGCTAACTTCATCGGCAGTATATTAACTGTTAAAGTCAGCAATGATTGGTACAGTTTCGATTCAGCCAAACAAGATAGCTTAGCTGCTGATATGTGGAATCGAGCTAAGCAATTAGACTTTAGCAAGCTAGAAATCGCCGATTCTGAAGGTGTACTCCTAGCTCGCAGTCCGGTGGTTGGTTCTAACATGGTGATTTTAAAGAGAGGTTTGCCGACCGCAAATCAATCTTAAATTTTCATGAAACTTGTGTACAACCAAAGGGGCAAGAATTAAAGGGAGTAACAAAACAAAATTTGGTATCGGAATTTGTCAGAGAATACTTGGAGGTTGGGTTTCGTTCTGCTCAACCCAACCTCCAAATTCATCAATTAAATCGATCGCCCTAAATACCGGATAAGCTTAGTTCTCACCCAAGTAAGCAGCTAACGCATCCGAACCGCCGATTAATTTGCCATCTATAAACACTTGGGGAACCGTTAATGCGCCCGTGACGGCTCTTAAAGACTTGGTGGTGATTTCTTTACCCAAGACAATTTCTTCGTATTCTAAGCCGCGTTGGCTCAGCAATGCTTTGGCACGGGCACAGAAGGGACAACCCACTTTTGTAAATAAGGAAATCAGTTTCGGTTTGACTGCGTTGGGGTTGATATAGTTGAGCATTGTGTTGGCGTCGGACACTTTGAAGGGATCGCCCGGTTCTTCTGGTTCGATAAACATTTTTGCGACTACGCCATCTTTGACTAGCATAGAATAGCGCCACGATCGCTTCCCAAATCCCAGGTCTGACTTATCTACCAGCATTCCCATCTGTTCGGTAAACTGTCCGTTGCCATCGGGAATAAACCTGATATTGTCTGCCTTTTGATCTTTTGCCCATTCTTCCATCACAAAGGCATCGTTGACGGAAATACAGATGATGTCATCTACGCCGTTTTCTTTGAATACTTTCGCCAATTCGTTGTAACCTGGGACGTGGGTGGAAGAACAGGTGGGGGTGAAGGCACCCGGTAAGGAGAATACAGCTACTGTCTTACCGGCAAACAGTTCATCTGTGGTCACATCTACCCACTGGCCTTTCTGACGGGTACGAAAGGTGACGTTGGGAACTTTTTGTCCTTCTTTGTTGGAAAACATGAATTTGGCTCCTGTGCGGTCAAATGGCATTCTCGATCGATTCTTATTTAAGCGTACTCATTATGAGTACGATTTGTCAAGTTATGCAAAGAAACCGGGTTTCTACAAAAAATGGTAAGTTTTACAAGCTTTGGATCGACTCAGAAACCCGGTTTCGACGCTCAGAGTCCTAAAACGGCGCG
This window contains:
- a CDS encoding chemotaxis protein CheW produces the protein MLMLLFYAGNNLYAVESSQVVEVIPRVSLRKINHVPDYVAGLFNYRGAIVPVIDLCHLIQGTPSRSYLSTRIVMVNYPVKNNTIRYLGLMAERVTETLDKPDTDLVDAGIQVNEAPYLGEMIMDDKGMIQCIRLEKLFSDSQHKYLLTAGNNSTNDTRN
- a CDS encoding glutathione peroxidase: MFSNKEGQKVPNVTFRTRQKGQWVDVTTDELFAGKTVAVFSLPGAFTPTCSSTHVPGYNELAKVFKENGVDDIICISVNDAFVMEEWAKDQKADNIRFIPDGNGQFTEQMGMLVDKSDLGFGKRSWRYSMLVKDGVVAKMFIEPEEPGDPFKVSDANTMLNYINPNAVKPKLISLFTKVGCPFCARAKALLSQRGLEYEEIVLGKEITTKSLRAVTGALTVPQVFIDGKLIGGSDALAAYLGEN
- a CDS encoding metallophosphoesterase, which produces MSLKRRHFLIFGSLSGFGLSFLWNALEHREGEGAGITPALASEPVIIPAQQPLLRFVSVADTGTGTRSQYAVAEAMSNYLRENPYDLVLLAGDNIYNFGEIAKIGAVFEQPYQSLLQRGVKFHACLGNHDIVTDNGDAQVKYPGFNMQGRYYTFRRDAVQFFALDTNGNADWSKQLPWLEKELNGSDAPWKVVFGHHQIYSSGHYGVNQPFIKMLTPLFQKYRVQLYINGHDHHYERSRSIDGTTYLICGGGAGTRPVGRSEWTEYSASKLSFAAFDVYADRIAVSAIDTDNQVFDQGIIQLRSS